The proteins below are encoded in one region of Candidatus Margulisiibacteriota bacterium:
- a CDS encoding aspartate carbamoyltransferase catalytic subunit, with translation MNPLGIKDLLGLKNLSAKQINLIIQEAFAYKNQFSAPARIKKSLLDKTLLTLFYEPSTRTMTSFNVAAGRLGGRAHNVSVSASSVQKGETLIDTVRNLEVMGFSAVVIRHSHGGAPQLAAENTTLPVINAGDGFNEHPTQALLDIMTMQQFKGDLKNKKIVIVGDIAHSRVARSNIWGLNTLGAQVTVCGPATLIPRGIEDFGVMVEHDLGRALADADFVNVLRMQHERQADKNFIPSKREYHRLFGINEKRLAKAKPGLLILHPGPINRSVEISTPVADGKQNVILEQVINGIAVRMAILNLLIGEKP, from the coding sequence GCCAAACAGATCAACCTGATCATTCAAGAGGCTTTTGCTTATAAAAACCAATTTTCCGCGCCGGCGCGGATCAAAAAATCTCTGCTGGACAAAACGCTGCTGACTTTGTTTTACGAGCCGTCCACGCGCACCATGACTTCTTTTAACGTCGCGGCGGGGCGGCTGGGCGGCCGCGCGCATAATGTCAGCGTATCCGCGTCTAGCGTGCAAAAAGGCGAAACGCTTATCGACACCGTGCGCAATCTGGAAGTAATGGGTTTCAGCGCGGTGGTTATCCGGCACAGCCACGGCGGCGCGCCGCAGTTGGCAGCCGAAAACACGACGCTGCCTGTCATCAACGCCGGCGATGGTTTTAACGAGCACCCCACCCAGGCTTTGCTGGACATTATGACCATGCAGCAATTCAAGGGCGATTTGAAAAATAAAAAAATCGTCATTGTCGGCGACATCGCGCACAGCCGCGTGGCACGCTCGAATATCTGGGGGCTAAACACGCTCGGCGCGCAGGTCACGGTCTGCGGGCCGGCCACCTTGATCCCCAGAGGCATCGAGGATTTTGGCGTTATGGTCGAGCACGATCTTGGCCGCGCGCTGGCTGACGCGGACTTTGTGAATGTCCTGCGAATGCAGCACGAGCGGCAGGCCGATAAAAATTTTATCCCGTCCAAGCGGGAGTATCACCGGCTTTTTGGCATCAACGAAAAGCGGCTGGCCAAAGCCAAGCCCGGCCTGCTCATCCTGCATCCCGGGCCGATCAACCGCAGCGTGGAAATTTCCACGCCGGTGGCCGACGGCAAACAAAATGTTATTCTGGAACAGGTCATTAACGGCATTGCTGTC